A region of the Legionella sp. PATHC035 genome:
AGCTTTGCAATAAATCTGGCGCGGAATCAGCTGCAGCCTTTTCAAAAATTCCAATCCATGTCATCAGGCTTTATTTAGGCGGCAATTACCTTGGTATCAAATCAGGTGCAGAATTAGCTCAAGCCTTTGCAGGAATTCCGATAAGCATCGTGCTACTCAATTTGGAAAATAATGGTTTGGGGGCAAGATCAGGTAGTGAATTAGCTGAGATTTTGGCAGCAATTCCCAATCATGTGGACTCTCTTGTTTTAGCAGAAAATGGTTTAGGTAGAAAATCGGGTGCTGAACTCGCTCAAGCCTTTAAGGCAATACCAATCAGCGTGAGCTCATAAAGGACGCCCAGGTTTCTTTCAACGGCAGCTGAAGTGTACTTCAGAAAAAATGGCCTCTATAGAAGAAAAGAAGCCGGAATATCAATTCAGTGAAGCAGAAAAAATCATTTGGCCGCCCCTGGTTTGATTGGCTCCATTTTTTTCTACACGACAATACGTTATTTTCGTAAGGCGATTAGCCTGTTATAGACTCTCCCGTAGACTCACGGTAATTGAGTCTTTCTATTTTTGGTAGAACCCATTAGAGTACGGAATAATTATTTGGGGTTAATCTATAGAGGGAACTTATTTATGAAAACAGCATTGGTATCTGGATTTGCGCGTTCGTTTATATCCGGTCAGCCTATTGCAGGTGCAACTATCACCGTCGTTGAAAACAACCAGCTAAAATTTCAGACCGATTCTTCCGGCAAATTCGGGCCATTTGAATGGCCTGTTGGCGAACCGATTACTTTAGTTTTTGAAAAGCCTGGATCTTTTTGGACTGGCTATAAGACGACCCAAACAGCCACTTTGATTGTCCCCACAGAAGGAATCAATAACGAAAATTTCCTAAAAAATATTTCATTCCAAGTCGCTTCAAATATGGCTTATAAATTTCTTGCTTTCGCAATGGGAGAGACTGAAAACCCGGAAGCATGCCAAATTGCGGCAACCGTTACACCGCCTAACACAACCATGGATGATATTCCTCAAGGTATCGAGGGGGTTACGGTCAGCTTATCCCCTAAAGTCGATGTAAAAACATTTTATTTCGGTATTTTTCCCATTGTCCATAAAACCAATCCTTTTATCCGCACATTGAAAGAGACTTCGCTCGATGGCGGCGTGGCCTTTCTCAATGTTCCGCCCGGTGAGTACACTATGGAGGCACGCAAGAATAACATCCCTTTTTCTAAGGTAAGCATTAAGGCACGTAAAGGGATGATAGTGAACGCGAGCCCGCCACAAGGGCCTACCATGCTGATGGATGCAAGCTTGGCAAAGGATCCTACAATGACTCAACAACCGAAAATGCATGGAGTAGAAAGGAAGCCCAATCAATTTAGTTTTTTTAAGCCTGCTTTAGCCTTAGGATTAACCGCGGCGGCAGTAGTTGCTGCAACTGCCCTAAGTAAGGCCAGTACTACCCCATAAAATACACAATAAGTCATCTATAATTATCAGTATTCCATCGTTATTGTGTGATTTAAAAATGGAAGAAAAAGTTGAAACAACGATCAGCAAGCATAGTCAATTAATTAGCTTAATGAAAGTATTAGGATACCCCTCTGATGAGGATGGAATCTGTAATGGTTATGCTTACATGGGAATGCAGGCTTTTTTCGCAAAAGAATTAGACGTTTTTAAACAAAGAGTCGATCATTTATTAAATATCCCATTAAATGATTTTGAAAACGAGGCAGCGATTCAATTTGATGCCTTAAAAAATGATCTTCTCAATCAAGGAACGAATGAAGATGACTACAGCAATAGAAAAGACAGTGAGAAGAGTTTTTGATGAAATGTGGAACCAACAAAGGGCTGCAGTAGCCGATGAGCTCTTTTCAGTAAAGACATTAATTCATTTCAGCTATGATCAAGCAGCAAATTTACACGATTTTAAACAAGCTTTGTTGGAATGGTATGAAGCCTTTCCAGATCTGATGCATTCTATTGATGATCTAATAGTGAGTGGCGATAAAGTGGTGACGCGCTGGCATGGTCAGGGAACTCACCGAGGGGAATTTTCAGGCATTCCCGCCACAGGGACATCTGTATTTTATAGCGGCATTACCATTTTTCGTTTGGATGATAATAATCAAATTGCTGAAGCTTGGGTGTATAGTGATTTGAATGACATGATTGCCAAAATGCAACAAAATCAAAAATAAAGGGCCTAATTATGGACAAGGACAGAGCGGCGCGTTATGAGAAGTCAAAAAAATTTCTCCCCCAAAATGTTTTTGGTTTAATCAAGAACTTACAACCTGCGATCGCATGGTCACCCAGTGAAAGGCTTATTTGCTATCGTCATGATACTGCCGAAGGTTATGAGTATCTTATTTTTAATCTGGAAACTAAAAAAAAAGAGCGTGCATTTGACCATTCAGTACTGGCAAAAACAATTGCGAAAGAATTAAAAAGCGAAGTAAATGCTTTTGCTTTACCCATCAATAAAGTCGATTTTTTTAATGAGCATATTTTACAGCTCTATATAGAACAGTTTATTTTTCAATACAATCGAGCGACGCAGACCCTTGAACTTATGGCAGATACATCAAAGCAAACGGCCATGTCCCATTGCCCTTCGATTATGGAAATTTGGGGATTTGTTCCTGCCTTAATTGTATCGCGAATACGTTCACCCGATCAGCGTTGGGAATTATACAGCAAGGCTCATAATTTATTTCTTTTTTCACTGGATGAGCATAAAGAATATCAATTGACTGCCGATGGTAGTGCAAGCAATGCCTATGCTGCTTCCCCTGATACGAATTTAACTTCCTTGTCGCTGCGTCGTATGCAGATAACCCTTCCACCTATGGCGCTTTGGTCGCCTGATTCACAAAAGATCGTGACATTCCAATGCAATCAAGAGCATGTAAAAACATTACCGTTGTTGCAACATGCTCCTGAAGATGGTTCTCTGCGTCCCCAAGTTTTTGAGGCCCATATTCCTTTTGTAGGGGATGAAGTGATCCCAGAAATTAAATTATGCCTGATTGACGTGCAAAAAAAGAAGCTGCGCGCGGTAGACTTGCCTCCCTTGATGCCGGCATTGGTGGGATCGCCAATTGAAGCAGGCTACGTATGGTGGAGTGAAGACAGCAAAAAAATCTTTTTTTTAAAAGAAGAGCGTGGAAATCATCAACTGTCTTTATGTGAACTGGATGTTGCTACAGAACAGCAGCGGACTATTTTAACTGAAAAGTCCACCGGCTTCGTCGAGCCTAGCCAGCTTATCCTCTGGCAGAATTACACGCGAATATTAGAGGACTCGAAAGAGTTTGTTTGGTTATCGAATCAGAATGGATGGGCGCATCTTTATTTACATGATTTACAGACCGGACAAGTAAAAAATCCGCTCACTCAAGGAGAATGGATGGTGCGCAAAGTATTCCATGTGGATGGTACCAATCGGTGGATTTATTTTTTGGGGAATGGTAGAGAACCAGCTGTTGATCCTTATTTTCGTTATTTATATCGTGCTCGTTTGGATGGGAGTGAGGTGCAATTACTGACCCCGGAAACAGCTGATCACACGATTGTTTTCTCACCATCCCAGGAATATTTTATCGATTATTATTCGTCTATGGAGTCCTTGCCAGTCACTAAATTACGCGATAAAAATGGCCATGAAATCATTACCCTGGAAGAAGCCGATTTTTCCCAATTATTTGCTTTGGGATATAGGCAGCCACGGCCCTTCTGTCTCAAGGGTGCCGATGGGGAAACTGATATTTATGGGCTTATTTATTTCCCTACAGATTTTGATCCAAAGAAAAAATATCCAATCATTGATGAAATTTATCCTGGACCTCAGTTGACTCGGGTACCCAAAACATATTGTTCGGATCTTCCCGAATACATATATGGTTGTTGGTGGCCTCAAAGTGTCGCTGAGCTGGGTTTTATCGTCATTAATGTGGACGGGCGTGGTACCCCGTTGCGCTCTAAAAAGTTTCATGAATATTCTTACCAGCATTTAGAAACGGCTGGAGGATTAGAGGACCATGTCGAGATCATTAGAAACTTAGCGAAGCAATATTCTTATATCGATATCGATAGAGTGGGGATTATGGGACAGTCAGCGGGAGGATATGCGGCAACGCGCGCATTATTCACGTATCCTGATTTTTATAAGGTGGGTGTCTGTATTTCTGGGTTACAAGATTTACGGAGTTATTTGGCATTTTGGGGGGAGCGATATCACGGGTTGCCAAGCGATGTAGATTATACCGCCCAATCAAACTATCTGCTGGCGGATCGATTGAAGGGAAATTTATTTTTAATTCATGGGGATCTCGATGATAACGTTCATCCAGCCAATATGATGCAGCTTGTGGATGCGTTAATTAAGGCCGATAAAAATTTTGATATGTTATTAGTTCCTAATGCAAACCATTCTGTTTATTTCATGGATTCATATGTCTTACGGAGGATAGGGGAGTATTTTGTTGACCATTTATAAGATCAGGGGGCAGACTCGATTGATGAGATTAGTTTTAATCTTTTCAGTTTGTAATCAATCGTGTCTGCCCCCATTGATCGCGCACCTCTTTTTAGCTCCGCTATGCAATTAAAATCAAAATTTCTTATCTCAATTCCTCATCTAAAGTAGACTGGTTTCTCAGAAAAAAGGATTATTTTTTTAGGGAGTTGTGAGAAAAATTGTAAAGAGATGAAACTGTAAGCGTTAGGATGATAATCAATGGATGAATCTCGATATTTGATGACTAGCGATTAAAAATCGATTTTAAAAACAGCGCAGTGGATCAGAAAAATAAATAGGCAAGACATAGCTCTTATTCGAATCAATGAGGTAGCATCAATGGATTCTGGCCCTTCATGCTCTTTAACTGGTTTTGCTTATGGAAAAAGAATATATTTGGCCTAGCGCTTCACTTGCGCTATGATGCATTTTTTTTGATTAAAAATAGATTTATTCTGGTATATTGTGACATCCTTCGTGATCTATTAATTTTTGAATTAAGTTTTTTAAAGAGGTCATCTCGACAACTTTTAAAATTTTTTCGGTAAAATATCTGTTGTGGAAGTAGAAAATAACTTATGAATTATGATGCAATATTATTAACCATTAAACGTCTTATTACAGGCATACTCCCGATGCTGCTGGTTGCTTGTGTTCATCAGCAAGCCAATGGTCCGGATCACTATGTGGTCAGAGGGAAAACATATCATGTGATGAAATCTGCCAAAAACTACAAAGCAAAAGGAATTGCTTCCTGGTATGGGTCACATGCTCGGAATCAAAAAACCTCGAGCGGAGCACGCTACAACATGTATGCGATGACAGCAGCCCATCCTACACTCCCATTTGCCACACGAGTACGGGTTAAAAACCTGAACAATGGCCGGTCAATTGTGGTTCGGATTACTGATCGAGGTCCTTTTTTATCGAACAGGATTATTGATTTATCCTTTGCTGCCGCTAAGAAACTCGGTATAAAAGGCACTGCCCCTGTTGAAATCGAAGTCGTTTGAAATGACTAAGAAGTATGGCTTGCCCAAACTTGAGCGAGTGATGAACTCTTTCCAAGAATGGCTCACGCCTGCGATGGGATGACAGCGTATAGAATAAAGCGCTTACCGCACTGAAAGGTTAGCTTGTAGTGGAGATTGCCCCACTCAGGGGAATTTAAGGTGTTTCAAAGAATTCCTTGAAGAAAGAACAGGCCACTGCCATAATAAATTTACTTGTTAAGCAGTATTTCCGCAAAAGGATTTTTTATGGCTACTGTAGGCACTTATCTCGCACAACGCCTCCAAGAATTGGGAGTGAATGATTATTTTGCAATTCCTGGGGACTACAATCTGGGTTTGCTCGACGAGCTCTTAAAAAACGACTCGCTGCACATGATCAATTGTTGTAATGAATTGAATGCAGGCTATGCAGCGGATGGTTATGCGCGTATCAAAGGGGTTTCTGCACTGGTTGTAACGTATAGCGTTGGGGGCTTGAGTGCGGTCAATGCCGTTGCAGGGGCTTACGCGGAGAATTTGCCGATCATCGTGATCTCCGGGGGGCCTAATACAAACTCGGTACAAGATGCGGAAATTTTACACCATACACTGGCAACGGAAAATTACAGCTATGTCCTTGAAATATTTGCGAAAATTACAGCACATAGCGTATTTATCCACAGGCCCAGCGATGCGCCCATGCAAATTGACTCTGCCATAGCTATTGCCCTTGAAAAGAAAAAACCTGTTTACATTGAAATTGCCTGCAACATTGCTGGAGCAAGTGTTTCCCCGCCAACTCAGCGGGCGCTTAATGTCAAACGGTTGAGTGATACCTCTTCTCTTGCTGCCGCAATTGAAGAGGCCGCCAATCAACTTAATTCTGCAGTCAAGCCTGTGTTAATCGCTGGAAGTAAATCGCGTCCCTGTGAGGCTACGGCGATGATTGAAGCCTTAAGCCATTCCTGCGGTTATGCCCTCGCCGCAATGCCTGATGCGAAGGGTTTTGTCTCAGAACAACATCCTAATTATATTGG
Encoded here:
- a CDS encoding S9 family peptidase, coding for MDKDRAARYEKSKKFLPQNVFGLIKNLQPAIAWSPSERLICYRHDTAEGYEYLIFNLETKKKERAFDHSVLAKTIAKELKSEVNAFALPINKVDFFNEHILQLYIEQFIFQYNRATQTLELMADTSKQTAMSHCPSIMEIWGFVPALIVSRIRSPDQRWELYSKAHNLFLFSLDEHKEYQLTADGSASNAYAASPDTNLTSLSLRRMQITLPPMALWSPDSQKIVTFQCNQEHVKTLPLLQHAPEDGSLRPQVFEAHIPFVGDEVIPEIKLCLIDVQKKKLRAVDLPPLMPALVGSPIEAGYVWWSEDSKKIFFLKEERGNHQLSLCELDVATEQQRTILTEKSTGFVEPSQLILWQNYTRILEDSKEFVWLSNQNGWAHLYLHDLQTGQVKNPLTQGEWMVRKVFHVDGTNRWIYFLGNGREPAVDPYFRYLYRARLDGSEVQLLTPETADHTIVFSPSQEYFIDYYSSMESLPVTKLRDKNGHEIITLEEADFSQLFALGYRQPRPFCLKGADGETDIYGLIYFPTDFDPKKKYPIIDEIYPGPQLTRVPKTYCSDLPEYIYGCWWPQSVAELGFIVINVDGRGTPLRSKKFHEYSYQHLETAGGLEDHVEIIRNLAKQYSYIDIDRVGIMGQSAGGYAATRALFTYPDFYKVGVCISGLQDLRSYLAFWGERYHGLPSDVDYTAQSNYLLADRLKGNLFLIHGDLDDNVHPANMMQLVDALIKADKNFDMLLVPNANHSVYFMDSYVLRRIGEYFVDHL
- a CDS encoding septal ring lytic transglycosylase RlpA family protein is translated as MNYDAILLTIKRLITGILPMLLVACVHQQANGPDHYVVRGKTYHVMKSAKNYKAKGIASWYGSHARNQKTSSGARYNMYAMTAAHPTLPFATRVRVKNLNNGRSIVVRITDRGPFLSNRIIDLSFAAAKKLGIKGTAPVEIEVV
- a CDS encoding ester cyclase; this translates as MTTAIEKTVRRVFDEMWNQQRAAVADELFSVKTLIHFSYDQAANLHDFKQALLEWYEAFPDLMHSIDDLIVSGDKVVTRWHGQGTHRGEFSGIPATGTSVFYSGITIFRLDDNNQIAEAWVYSDLNDMIAKMQQNQK
- a CDS encoding carboxypeptidase-like regulatory domain-containing protein, which encodes MKTALVSGFARSFISGQPIAGATITVVENNQLKFQTDSSGKFGPFEWPVGEPITLVFEKPGSFWTGYKTTQTATLIVPTEGINNENFLKNISFQVASNMAYKFLAFAMGETENPEACQIAATVTPPNTTMDDIPQGIEGVTVSLSPKVDVKTFYFGIFPIVHKTNPFIRTLKETSLDGGVAFLNVPPGEYTMEARKNNIPFSKVSIKARKGMIVNASPPQGPTMLMDASLAKDPTMTQQPKMHGVERKPNQFSFFKPALALGLTAAAVVAATALSKASTTP